A genome region from Alistipes dispar includes the following:
- a CDS encoding RagB/SusD family nutrient uptake outer membrane protein: protein MKREILNIGWALAATAALSSCDSFLEESPKTFLSPKYYFQTENQITAGVNGLYTFVDDIFDGDIEVGTQNFIFLDYLPGYGIRPRAASSLYLSQALNLSVTEESTHVENLWKSSYFAIENCNGVIAGIEAAKNVEIAEDTRNKLLGEAYFLRAYNYFNLVRLYGPVPLKKKTTSDLSQAQLPLSSEEAIYEVIVTDLTQAEKLMENAPWTSTDGRVTKGAVKSMLAKVYLTMAGYPLQKGGEYYRMAYEKAHEVYESGQFRLFDTYAEMRDPANANSGEFIWMIQREADRAGSPVHNDMLPYPEPSKAISQNGAYGGALAPAQAFYESYPAGDLRTAEKGYYYTEHEAQDGSGVVELGAPFIYKYWDASAAETGKSGMNYALLRYADVLLMMAEAKAQADGGSTTDTDAVEAYYMVRHRALPDEEKPSKIDVNQVLKERFWEICFETQTWYDMLRTRKALNPTTGQIVDLIGCQTPGHTEGARFEEADLLLPYPLREKRLNPNLVRK from the coding sequence ATGAAAAGAGAGATATTGAACATCGGCTGGGCGCTCGCCGCGACGGCGGCGCTGTCGTCGTGCGACTCGTTCCTCGAGGAGTCGCCCAAGACCTTCCTTTCGCCGAAATACTACTTCCAGACGGAAAACCAGATCACCGCCGGCGTGAACGGCCTCTACACCTTCGTGGACGACATCTTCGACGGCGACATCGAGGTGGGCACGCAGAACTTCATCTTCCTGGACTACCTGCCCGGCTACGGCATCCGCCCGCGCGCCGCGAGCAGCCTCTACCTCTCGCAGGCGCTCAACCTCTCCGTCACCGAGGAGAGCACCCACGTCGAGAACCTCTGGAAGTCCTCCTATTTCGCCATCGAGAACTGCAACGGCGTGATCGCCGGCATCGAGGCGGCCAAGAACGTGGAGATCGCCGAGGACACCCGCAACAAGCTGCTGGGCGAAGCCTACTTCCTCCGCGCGTACAACTACTTCAACCTCGTGCGGCTCTACGGCCCCGTGCCCCTGAAGAAGAAGACCACCTCCGACCTGTCGCAGGCGCAACTGCCCCTGTCGTCCGAGGAGGCGATCTACGAAGTGATCGTCACGGACCTCACGCAGGCCGAGAAACTGATGGAGAACGCCCCCTGGACGAGCACCGACGGCCGCGTGACGAAGGGAGCCGTGAAGTCGATGCTGGCCAAGGTCTATCTCACGATGGCCGGCTATCCCCTGCAGAAGGGCGGCGAATACTACCGTATGGCCTACGAGAAGGCGCACGAGGTGTACGAGAGCGGGCAGTTCCGCCTGTTCGACACCTACGCCGAGATGCGCGACCCGGCGAACGCCAATTCGGGCGAGTTCATCTGGATGATCCAGCGCGAAGCGGACCGGGCCGGCTCCCCCGTGCACAACGACATGCTGCCCTATCCCGAACCCTCGAAGGCGATCTCGCAGAACGGCGCGTACGGCGGAGCGCTGGCTCCCGCACAGGCCTTCTACGAGTCCTACCCCGCCGGCGACCTGCGCACGGCCGAGAAGGGCTACTATTACACCGAGCACGAGGCGCAGGACGGCTCGGGCGTCGTGGAGCTGGGCGCTCCCTTCATCTACAAGTACTGGGACGCCAGCGCCGCCGAAACGGGCAAGTCGGGCATGAACTACGCCCTGCTGCGCTATGCCGACGTCCTGCTGATGATGGCCGAGGCGAAGGCGCAGGCCGACGGCGGCTCCACCACCGACACGGACGCCGTGGAAGCCTACTACATGGTCCGCCACCGCGCCCTGCCCGACGAGGAGAAGCCCTCGAAGATCGACGTGAATCAGGTGCTCAAGGAGCGTTTCTGGGAGATCTGCTTCGAGACCCAGACATGGTACGACATGCTGCGCACGCGCAAGGCACTGAATCCCACGACAGGTCAGATCGTGGACCTCATCGGCTGCCAGACCCCCGGCCACACCGAGGGCGCACGCTTCGAGGAGGCCGACCTGCTGCTGCCCTACCCGCTCCGCGAGAAACGTCTGAACCCCAACCTGGTACGGAAATAA
- a CDS encoding DUF5005 domain-containing protein, which translates to MKFRFRYAVLPCLLPAFAAACSTEATHRRPNIFDDEESFAAVTFSSNADSLFLSWELTDDRIQFDSYRITDNKSQQVLTVGRDETSCLLTHVPYNEPVAVYLSLVAGGEVVKTAKTDVVIDGLDKTTAATLIPDRGSVTGGDGTYSIPLPDGRSIFLMGDSYIGPVTNGQRPTSDHMFRNTYILYDEGRVSAIYGAGGDGNASAAVPPGVSDESRKWYWPGHGFVEGNTLYVFQTVMYQGAEGMWGFRYETTDILEYELPSLTLRRTTRIPFRGSEDIHYGMAALNDGDYVYVYAQVDVTNDADPISEVLVARTTPAKLCTDWEYYTGSGWSTDPSAAERLEGLASVPVSSQFNVFRLRDKYVLLTQNKRYNSGEIYTFTSDSPAGPWRNKQLIYRIPAMENRKLFTYNAMAHPQFEKDGMILVSYNVNTEEFSQQFSDVSTYRPRFFWIGIDRILNSKR; encoded by the coding sequence ATGAAATTCCGATTCAGATATGCGGTCCTCCCGTGCCTGCTGCCGGCCTTCGCGGCGGCATGCAGCACCGAGGCCACACACCGCAGACCCAACATCTTCGACGACGAGGAGTCGTTCGCGGCCGTGACGTTCTCGTCGAACGCCGACTCGCTCTTCCTCTCGTGGGAGCTGACCGACGACCGCATCCAGTTCGACAGCTACCGGATCACGGACAACAAGTCGCAGCAGGTACTGACGGTCGGCCGCGACGAGACCTCGTGCCTGCTGACGCACGTGCCGTACAACGAACCCGTAGCAGTCTACCTGTCGCTCGTCGCCGGCGGCGAGGTGGTGAAGACGGCCAAGACGGACGTCGTGATCGACGGCCTCGACAAGACGACCGCCGCGACGCTGATCCCCGACCGGGGCAGCGTCACGGGCGGCGACGGGACCTACTCGATCCCCCTGCCCGACGGCCGGAGCATCTTCCTCATGGGAGACTCCTACATCGGGCCGGTGACCAACGGCCAGCGCCCGACCTCCGACCACATGTTCCGCAACACCTACATTCTCTACGACGAGGGGCGGGTGAGCGCGATCTACGGCGCCGGAGGCGACGGGAACGCCTCGGCGGCCGTACCGCCGGGCGTATCGGACGAGAGCAGGAAATGGTACTGGCCCGGCCACGGATTCGTCGAGGGCAACACGCTCTACGTCTTCCAGACGGTCATGTACCAGGGAGCCGAGGGCATGTGGGGATTCCGCTACGAGACGACCGACATTCTGGAGTACGAGCTGCCCTCGCTGACGCTGCGGCGCACGACCCGCATTCCCTTCCGCGGTTCGGAGGACATCCACTACGGCATGGCCGCGCTCAACGACGGCGACTACGTTTACGTCTATGCCCAGGTGGACGTCACCAACGACGCCGATCCGATCTCCGAGGTGCTGGTCGCCCGCACCACCCCCGCGAAACTCTGCACCGACTGGGAGTACTACACCGGTTCGGGCTGGAGCACGGACCCATCGGCCGCCGAGCGGCTCGAAGGGCTGGCGAGCGTGCCGGTCTCCTCGCAGTTCAACGTCTTCCGCCTGCGCGACAAGTACGTGCTGCTGACGCAGAACAAGCGTTACAACAGCGGCGAGATCTACACCTTCACGTCGGACAGCCCCGCGGGACCGTGGCGCAACAAGCAGCTGATCTACAGGATTCCCGCCATGGAGAACAGGAAACTGTTCACCTACAACGCCATGGCGCACCCCCAGTTCGAAAAGGACGGCATGATCCTCGTCAGCTACAACGTCAATACCGAAGAGTTCTCACAACAGTTCAGCGACGTCAGCACCTACCGGCCCCGTTTCTTCTGGATCGGAATCGACCGGATATTGAACAGCAAGCGATAA
- a CDS encoding DUF4961 domain-containing protein, which translates to MKPLNRFKYWIMTAVALPLIGIGCMEIVEIIHPEDAKVNSDIDISVKIKFTAETDHRSEIAFAILAPKAWNIRENASLTLTTEGYVNQGFAEVVDEQMTPIPEGAIEPGTGLPWPDAYQSQIGLMGNTGPMEWVIFQSKTSFDVNDQRENGKEPIVGTVKIRLKTGPQAIKCFMGYGWCSLNKGFDVGGDDGKGSNRRYKENEKSKVLTVTGGDLPMLDYTVESLVSTVPSVFGYGDIFSVKFSAVSGSTETALNGQEKVYLWGKAVYDGGKEVIVDEISDKTLMEKISETAYQKYIYPRHFFGLPADAEIEATYFHFTNEDRSIVVTDPASGEDFLVSETVE; encoded by the coding sequence ATGAAACCTCTGAACAGATTCAAATATTGGATAATGACCGCCGTCGCGTTGCCGCTCATCGGCATCGGCTGCATGGAGATCGTGGAGATCATCCATCCCGAGGATGCGAAGGTGAACAGCGACATAGACATTTCGGTGAAGATCAAGTTCACGGCCGAGACCGACCACCGCTCGGAGATCGCCTTCGCGATTCTCGCGCCGAAGGCCTGGAACATCCGGGAGAACGCCTCGCTGACGCTGACCACCGAAGGGTACGTCAATCAGGGATTCGCCGAGGTCGTGGACGAACAGATGACGCCGATCCCCGAGGGCGCCATCGAGCCCGGCACGGGCCTGCCCTGGCCGGACGCCTACCAGAGCCAGATCGGCCTGATGGGCAACACCGGCCCGATGGAATGGGTGATCTTCCAGTCGAAGACGTCGTTCGACGTGAACGACCAGCGCGAAAACGGCAAGGAACCGATCGTCGGCACGGTGAAAATCCGCCTCAAGACCGGCCCGCAGGCCATCAAATGCTTCATGGGCTACGGCTGGTGCAGCCTGAACAAGGGCTTCGACGTGGGCGGCGACGACGGCAAGGGCAGCAACCGGCGCTACAAGGAGAACGAGAAGTCGAAGGTGCTGACCGTGACGGGCGGCGACCTGCCGATGCTCGACTACACGGTGGAGAGCCTGGTATCGACCGTCCCGTCGGTATTCGGCTACGGCGACATCTTCTCGGTGAAATTCTCCGCCGTATCCGGCTCGACGGAGACCGCCCTGAACGGCCAGGAGAAGGTCTATCTCTGGGGCAAGGCCGTGTACGACGGCGGCAAGGAGGTGATCGTCGATGAAATCAGCGACAAGACCCTCATGGAGAAGATCAGCGAAACGGCCTACCAGAAATACATCTACCCGCGGCACTTCTTCGGCCTGCCGGCCGACGCCGAGATCGAAGCCACCTACTTCCACTTCACCAACGAGGACCGGAGCATCGTCGTGACGGACCCTGCCTCGGGCG